A window of the Miscanthus floridulus cultivar M001 chromosome 14, ASM1932011v1, whole genome shotgun sequence genome harbors these coding sequences:
- the LOC136503412 gene encoding uncharacterized protein — translation MSWIRNCPITLHMKNGLVVKVTFVFTWVARSPTAPTNAALIKSLLASLTPAPPPPARSSLPPSAPPPSSSPFPRRSGLPRPPPRLPRADSASSSPPLPSSPPLPSSSPSPRNCGGAEPRPRQCTGAGWWPAVDPATAGLDPVPTPTPSFLPACLPGGQSGEGTLRRLGAAIDGHGGAVAGVVEEEAARDAGPELERGEDADLPGGARLAEEVERHDGLPERAGHGLHHLGAELPPLRHHLIPERQEAAARHGEGSGTQQRHLCAAEPDGEVDAGEGGVSLGVGVLRQHRQRQLQVPDGARLVVQELSPDRKFPQDDFAPYSNHSHDWNPAGSGIMWNRYNFPVFLLSEESTKTVQKISEKNEKTGNGYRANVAEFDLVMQTTKAQTHDSTSCLKEQSCLPLGGHSAWASLPPLKNGSTEYQKPLILAIASQDSASFFRDRSLGSDSPISGLIALLTAVDALSHIHDLSNLKKQGQR, via the exons ATGTCGTGGATCCGAAACTGTCCTATCACACTTCACATGAAAAATGGGCTTGTCGTCAAG GTTACCTTTGTCTTTACAT gggtggctcgaTCACCGACCGCCCCTACCAATGCTGCACTTATAAAAAGCCTCCTCGCGTCGCTCACTCCCGCACCGCCTCCACCTGCTCGCAGCTCGCTCCCTCCCTCGGCtccgccgccctcctcctcgcctTTTCCGCGCAGATCCGGCCTCCCCcgccctcctcctcgccttcccCGCGCAGATTcggcctcctcctcgcctcccctGCCCTCCTCGCCTCCCCTgccctcctcctcgccttcccCGCGCAACTGCGGCGGTGCTGAGCCCCGGCCGAGGCAGTGCACGGGTGCTGGCTGGTGGCCGGCGGTAGATCCGGCCACGGCGGGCCTAGATCCGGTCCCCACCCCCACGCCTTCcttcctgcctgcctgcctgcccggAGGCCAGAGCGGAGAGGGGACGCTACGGCGACTTGGAGCGGCAATCGATGGGCATGGCGGTGCCGTTGCCGGGGTAGTTGAAGAGGAAGCGGCACGAGATGCGGGTCCAGAACTGGAGCGAGGCGAAGATGCCGACCTTCCAGGTGGTGCGCGCCTTGCCGAAGAGGTCGAGCGGCACGACGGACTCCCGGAGCGCGCCGGCCATGGCCTCCATCACCTCGGGGCTGAGCTGCCGCCCCTCCGACACCACCTGATACCGGAGCGACAAGAAGCTGCGGCGCGGCATGGCGAAGGTTCCGGCACGCAACAGCGCCACCTCTGCGCCGCGGAACCCGACGGCGAGGTTGACGCGGGAGAAGGTGGCGTCAGTCTTGGAGTTGGAGTTCTCCGCCAGCACCGTCAGCGCCAGCTGCAGGTCCCGGATGGTGCCCGATTGGTCGTACAAG AGCTGTCGCCTGATAGAAAATTTCCACAAGATGATTTTGCACCCTACTCAAATCACAGCCATGATTGGAATCCTGCT GGATCAGGTATCATGTGGAACAGATATAACTTCCCTGTATTTCTACTTTCAGAAGAGAGTACAAAGACTGTTCAAAAG ATTTCAGAAAAAAATGAGAAGACTGGCAATGGGTATAGAGCAAATGTTGCAGAATTTGACCTTGTTATGCAG ACAACCAAAGCTCAAACACATGATTCAACATCCTGCCTCAAAGAACAATCATGCTTGCCCTTAGGAGGACACAG TGCATGGGCTTCATTACCGCCACTTAAAAATGGATCtacagagtatcagaaaccttTAATATTGGCTATTGCGTCCCAAGACTCTGCATCGTTTTTTCGGGACCGTAGTCTTGGTTCAGATTCTCCCATATCT GGATTGATTGCCTTGCTCACTGCTGTTGATGCTCTTTCTCACATTCATGATTTAAGCAACCTTAAGAaacag GGGCAAAGGTAG